The genome window TGGAGGGCATAGGTCCCATttgcttctctctctctcttccttcttgGTAGCTTCCATCAAGCCATTAATTAattaatggtgatttttttttcttaatcaaGTACACTTTGAAGAATTCTAATGATTAGCGAAAAAGTTCCGAGAGAGCTCAAGTACTTCCTAAGTACCGCAGTCTTGCAATCATTATTCTGCTTCAGTCCCTCTGGTTTTGATTTTTTATGTTCCTCATAGATCATGCATTAATGGAAACAAGGCCTCAAATATCATTGGGTAATGGGCATTCCAATGCTATTGTAATTAATTAGGACGTTTAAGGGTAATACCAAGCGGACCACATATCATGTCATTGTTCCTCCCGTAATATGTGGATGCCAATCCAATGGGTTATTAAACATGTGAATGCATTGACACAATCACAATCAAGGCAGCACCCAAAATTTAGCAACAAAGAATCAAAGATTCTTACCCAAAAATCAGCTAATGTCACTCTCCATAATTGTCCTTTTATCTTAATTTGGGGATCCCAAAAAATTCCAAGGTTCCGTACAGGAAATAAAGGAGATTGTAGGACTGACTTTTCTTAATATGAGAAGAACTATTGCACGTGGGAGGGAGGAGCCACGAAAGACCCTACTTGTTTTGCTTTCAAAAACCCACAATGCAAATGCCCAGCAAAGGGGACTAGAAGTCTACAACTTATACATCACTACTAGTTTGTGGTGGAGGACACAAGGGTCCTCATCCCTCGGCGTTCTGTCAACTTGCTTTACCAATATTTCTTCATCTTCATTTCCTGATGTTTCCCTCAAGTATAGCAATCTCAATCTCAAGAAGACCTTATCTAATGGTTGAAATTGAGATTCCAAAACTTCCAAGTATTGAGTTTTAACTCCCCTTCTTTCTTATCGCTTCTTAAATTCCGCCCCTCCACTGCTGCTATCAAGGAGAAAATTTTACAATGCTGGCATAAGGAACTGAACAGTCTTGATAAAGGATGACTACGTAGATTGCAAGTCTCAATCCCTCACTTACCAATCCAAAGCACCTGCCTTGATTCACCATCTGAACTACCAAAATTCCTGCAACCGCTTTGGGGCATCAACCCTTGTTCAGCTGCCAGATTCCACACGAAACATCTTTTGATCACAACTTTGCAGCTATGTATTGCTTCTGTAGCCAATGTTTTCCCTTGCTTCTTTAAAGCCTTCCTcaagaataagaaaaatatagcTCACAACTACTTAAAGCCACTTACACCCAGTCCGGGTTTCAGCTATAAatggcctaaaacatgaaacaAGCTTGTCCCACGTCAATCACGTAATTGACAAACCTATATCACAAATTGattgaaaaaggagaaaaaaggtaGTCACACGAAAAcattacaataaaaaaaaaaaaaccgccaAACCCATCTGACGTCATAGTGGATTTTTCTTTACCGACATCAGTGTGTTGACAAATCCCAGTAGAACCGACGACAATTAAACCACCATTGACAACTGACTATGAATCTATTATCGAATACCGCATTTCAAcaaatttggaaatgaaaatCACTGTGCAGCAGATAGTAGTATTGAATCAGAAATAGACAGAAAAACAGCCAGGGGAAAATAATATGGTCAACATCTAAGCACTAAAAAACAACATTTAATCTGTAGGATTTCTGCGTCAATCAGGAGATACAGATGACTTTGTAGTGTATTTGCAAGTGTGGGAAGGGAGGGAGAACAAGCAGGACTTGTCAGAATGTATCAGCTATAACTAAATGCAAGTTAGCTTAAACCTACTATGATATGATAAAAAACAGCCGAGATTTTACTGAGAAAAATGGTATTATGTTCTTTGATAAGTGATAAATCTTACAAAGGAAGGCTTCTTTAGCGAAGACCCCTTCCTCTGCCACGTCCCTGCCAACCTCTGTTTCTTCCACCTCTGCCCCCACTAGACAAACCTTCAAATGCCTTGTTTAGAAGTTGGTTCTGAAAGCCACCAGCTCCTCGACCCTTTTTCATTGCACTCGTGTTGACTCCATTAACAGCAGCTGCAGTTCGCTTTTGACTGCCAGTACCAAGTTGAATTCACCACAAGATGAAGAAAAGAATTAGCTTCAGCACAATCAACAATGGTAATGCAATAGCCACAGTTCCAAGCAGAATAGTGCGTTATCTCTTacccagcagcagcagcagttgGTAAAACTGATGGTTTAGCTAATTCCTTCCATGACAAGTTGATTTTCTGATCCCCAATAAAGGAAGGTGATTTGGAATGCAGGGCCTAGAGAGTTGAAAAAATAAGCTCCAAAGAACACAATAATTCAGAAAAGAAATTGCAGACAAAGGAATTGCATTCACCTGAGCCATTGCCAATATGTTATTGCAACTTTTGAGCCCAGAGGTAGCACTCTGCTTTTGTGTCTTCTGCAGGTAATGGTCAAGCAGATGAATTGATGTAAGTGAGAATTTAGAGAGTATATGAACCACCGGTAAGTTAAAAAAGCAGTGAACGGTAGCAGTAACATTTTTAAAGTAAAGAATGAAGAGCAGACACAAACTCACAATATCATCTTTTTCTTCCTCTGTTTTAGCAGCTTTCATTGCTTTGTTTTGATCATCCATCCCTTGAGTTAACTTCTTTATCATGGATCTGGTTAAATCTTCAATGGTGCTCAATCTGTCTCATCATCAACTCTAGACATGTCAATCTCATGCTTTTTACCAAAATACATAAATAAACCACAAACATTTAGTTATAGTATTAGTCGCTTTCATGCTTAAAATAAATTGTGAGGATAATGATTTATTGACAATTATAACAAGTAAAGATGACCAATTTTTGCATACCATATGGAGACCCAAATAGGATAAAGACTAATGAAGCCTAAATTACCCATTCAGATGCCATGCAGTAAGTGTCAGATAAATTAAGAGCATGAAATTGACTTCCAAGCAAGACCCCCATCAACTGACCAAACATGTAAAAAGCATCATACTGTCATGTTCCCACCTAATTCTGCAGAGGATTCAGGAAGTGGGAAGGGGAATTGAGGGATAAAGGAGACAACCTACACAGACAGCTATATAAGCTAAAAAAACTCTCgatcttttgaaattatccatAGGAACTCTAATATAATTCCAATATACTTCTCTTATAACAGTCTAACAGCCAAAACTTTTCATGTTTAGATGAACAACAGCAACAGAATAATATATGGCTATAACCATACAGCACCTTTCTGTGAAGTCTTTAAACTGCTCTGAAAAATCTTCCCCAAGTCTATCAGATGGCTGTCCAGTGACTATCTTGTAGCCACAAAGACTGTTGGTGGCATTAGGAGTCTACAGAAACCAAAGTAATATCATAATAAGTTTAACTACAATTTACcattaaagcaaaaaaaaaaaaaggcgtcacacaaaaacaaaattcatcTTACCTTGTAAGCTAAATGGTGAAAAGCATACAACAGGCACTCAATATATGTGAAATTCATCTCTTCAATCTTCCTCCGAACCATGTATTTCTAAGAGGGAAAACCGTAGGGGTGGAGTCAATATGTATGCAAAAATCTATGAGTAATGGTTGGTTCAAAAAGTCCAGTTATTCATTTTTAATCTCTCAAAAGATATTATATATTGGGTCTGTTTTAGTAAGCTTTAGCTTTTGTAAAGTGCCTtataaaaacaggttcacaaaagaTAGCTATTTATATATTTCAAATGGTATGTTGCCTTCAAGAAAATTAACAAGTGGGCATTGTTATGAAAAAGCACTTTTCATCTGTATAAACATTTTTCAAAAGTGCTTGTCGTGAGAACAAGTAACAGCAAAGCAATGCTTTCATACTTCGACTGATGAAATTAACCTAGTCAATGACAATTACAAGAGGGGTTCTcatccaaaagagtaccttaAGAAGTTGAACAACTGATGGAAGAAATTGACGAGAATCTTGTGGTGTCGCATAAagtgagcattcggccaaggtcTTGAGCAGGTCCAGCGTCCATTTTTCTGGAAGCTGACAGGAATACAATTGTTTAGTTGCACTGATAGCTTCAAACTCATAATAATGAAACAGCGAAAAAGAGAACACAAAGCACAATTAAATCATTCTCAAAATTCATAGTGAGTGCTGCTATGGTCCTTATCCAAAACTTTCATAAACAAGTAGAcggcaaaaaaaataaaaaataaaaagcaggCTGTCTCGTTTCTATTGATGTGATTGTGATGTGATGAGAAATGAATAGCCAGAATCAAGGAAAACAACAAAACATACAAACCACACAGAGAGATAAATGAATAGACAGATGCAAAAGATGCTCTGACAAATGCAAGAAGAAAGTTGAAGGGAGAGAAAGAGTGCCGTCCAGACATTCTAGACACAAAAGGCGGAGAATGACATGTTATAAGCTGCTCAttcaaagccaaaaaaaaaagataagtcTTTGCCATTGTATCATACTGCTTACCTTGTCAAAAATAGGTACAATTTGTTTGCTCAGATAATTAATGAACTTGCTGCTTGATGCACCCCTCTATTATAAAAAGTAAGATTAACACGATTTGTACTCATAATATGATAAAGTGGAATGCATATAGAATAGAGGCACGGTACATACAACGAATAAAGGAAGGGCCGTACGAAGGCAAGATATGAATCGTTCTATATGATCAACATCTGAGCCCTGAGAGATAGAGAGAGTAGCGAGGACAAAAGGAAGAAACATGTCAGATTTAGACCTAAATAAAATTCAAGGCAAAAGCTTACAAACACAAATAAGACATATTTCACTCAAAGGGGTGAATATGAAAGAGGACATTAAGTAGTGTGATCGTCAGACAatcaaaatgaaagcaaaatcCCAAGGGTAAAAAAATCAAACATGCGTGTGAGGCCATGACATATCAAATTTATAGCTTCAGTACCAATACAAACAATTACCTTTAATTTATACTTGCAGCAAAGTAGATATCTTTTGCATTAAAAAAGTAGAAACTTCAAAAATAGATAATTaatggaattaaaaaaaaaaactaaaagaacaGCACAACTTTAAGCAAAAATTATTGCAATATAAACTCATGAAACCACATGAAAGATAGACCACATCCAAAATTACATAATgcaaaaacaaaagataataGAGCATGGACCTGAAACAATCAATTCAAAACTAAAAATAAGCACTTACATCAAATATAGCATCTAGATCAGCCTGACCCTCGATGATCTCAACCAATTCTTGAACATGTTCAGCCGAAGCATTCTGTCCAAATAAGCTCAAGCTCTTCAAAAAGCCCACGAACATTTTAAACTCATCTGCTGTCACATCTTGCAAGTTCTGCAAAGAAATAACATAGTTTCAAGGTCAACATAAATATCCAGTCAAGTTTACAACACCTACAGGAAACACAATCAATTTCCTTGATGAAAATAACTAAAATTTGGGGAATACTCCAAATGGGACTAATAAATGTTGAATACCTGTTTCACCAAGTTAACTATATGCCTCTCCATTTCTTCCTGTGGTTTTAACAACTCAGCCTTGAGAGGAAATACCTGGTACATAAATTTGATGTCTCATTCAGTTTTGAagaacatttaaaaaaaaaaattcataatatCAGATACTTGGGATAtgggaaattaaaaaaatatcacCTTTTCTTTGATAAAGCCAAGAACCTTTTCGCGAACATTCTCCCATGTGCTAGGCTCCTCAGCACCCCGTTCTTCAGTGCTTCCAACATGCTTAAACAAAGCTGTCAAGGATGCTGCAGCAAAGCATTTGCTTAGATATAAATTAGCCATCAAAGCAGAACTAAAATTCATTCCAGTGCCAACAATGAGGGCTATAAAAGGC of Coffea arabica cultivar ET-39 chromosome 5c, Coffea Arabica ET-39 HiFi, whole genome shotgun sequence contains these proteins:
- the LOC113691026 gene encoding apoptosis inhibitor 5-like protein API5 isoform X3 yields the protein MAKATDDSIDIGKLYGYDHRLSEAKDKSQHKEDYECILAAANGSVKARQLAAMLIPKFFKYFPQISEQALDQYLYLCEDDELGVRVQAIRGLPLFCKDTPEHLSKIVDILAQLLVTGEIVERDAVNKALMSLLRQDTRTSLTALFKHVGSTEERGAEEPSTWENVREKVLGFIKEKVFPLKAELLKPQEEMERHIVNLVKQNLQDVTADEFKMFVGFLKSLSLFGQNASAEHVQELVEIIEGQADLDAIFDLPEKWTLDLLKTLAECSLYATPQDSRQFLPSVVQLLKKYMVRRKIEEMNFTYIECLLYAFHHLAYKTPNATNSLCGYKIVTGQPSDRLGEDFSEQFKDFTERLSTIEDLTRSMIKKLTQGMDDQNKAMKAAKTEEEKDDIKTQKQSATSGLKSCNNILAMAQALHSKSPSFIGDQKINLSWKELAKPSVLPTAAAAGQKRTAAAVNGVNTSAMKKGRGAGGFQNQLLNKAFEGLSSGGRGGRNRGWQGRGRGRGLR
- the LOC113691026 gene encoding apoptosis inhibitor 5-like protein API5 isoform X2 codes for the protein MAKATDDSIDIGKLYGYDHRLSEAKDKSQHKEDYECILAAANGSVKARQLAAMLIPKFFKYFPQISEQALDQYLYLCEDDELGVRVQAIRGLPLFCKDTPEHLSKIVDILAQLLVTGEIVERDAVNKALMSLLRQDTRTSLTALFKHVGSTEERGAEEPSTWENVREKVLGFIKEKVFPLKAELLKPQEEMERHIVNLVKQNLQDVTADEFKMFVGFLKSLSLFGQNASAEHVQELVEIIEGQADLDAIFDGSDVDHIERFISCLRTALPLFVLPEKWTLDLLKTLAECSLYATPQDSRQFLPSVVQLLKKYMVRRKIEEMNFTYIECLLYAFHHLAYKTPNATNSLCGYKIVTGQPSDRLGEDFSEQFKDFTERLSTIEDLTRSMIKKLTQGMDDQNKAMKAAKTEEEKDDIKTQKQSATSGLKSCNNILAMAQALHSKSPSFIGDQKINLSWKELAKPSVLPTAAAAGQKRTAAAVNGVNTSAMKKGRGAGGFQNQLLNKAFEGLSSGGRGGRNRGWQGRGRGRGLR
- the LOC113691026 gene encoding apoptosis inhibitor 5-like protein API5 isoform X1; translated protein: MAKATDDSIDIGKLYGYDHRLSEAKDKSQHKEDYECILAAANGSVKARQLAAMLIPKFFKYFPQISEQALDQYLYLCEDDELGVRVQAIRGLPLFCKDTPEHLSKIVDILAQLLVTGEIVERDAVNKALMSLLRQDTRTSLTALFKHVGSTEERGAEEPSTWENVREKVLGFIKEKVFPLKAELLKPQEEMERHIVNLVKQNLQDVTADEFKMFVGFLKSLSLFGQNASAEHVQELVEIIEGQADLDAIFDGSDVDHIERFISCLRTALPLFVRGASSSKFINYLSKQIVPIFDKLPEKWTLDLLKTLAECSLYATPQDSRQFLPSVVQLLKKYMVRRKIEEMNFTYIECLLYAFHHLAYKTPNATNSLCGYKIVTGQPSDRLGEDFSEQFKDFTERLSTIEDLTRSMIKKLTQGMDDQNKAMKAAKTEEEKDDIKTQKQSATSGLKSCNNILAMAQALHSKSPSFIGDQKINLSWKELAKPSVLPTAAAAGQKRTAAAVNGVNTSAMKKGRGAGGFQNQLLNKAFEGLSSGGRGGRNRGWQGRGRGRGLR